Proteins found in one Homalodisca vitripennis isolate AUS2020 chromosome 4, UT_GWSS_2.1, whole genome shotgun sequence genomic segment:
- the LOC124359041 gene encoding uncharacterized protein LOC124359041, with amino-acid sequence MAAITLKYFMSLNSSFTPSFKKTNFKSNPLLLQVICIMGYAVFRTVVLNLYSFIYRTKKTLSCLNLAVKLLSKVEGNINKSVFWMVLLVYVLLFTGSFGILARCFGTVAFLEAAPFVSNNLQEIAIICLLVTMLTIIAISLEDINSALEALDHRCVDASPRLQRLMNRHWESCNLLDSLSQCFGLDVVLQCWYNLNKIVLLTYYSYFMFVTKFRVYTDHLSTLIDVPYRFFVVWYLGSKCDWISYQTEESRRLLAELLIHHNDKLDETCKTMINVFLLRLRSRSAQFSACGLFILDRAKFYGMLQMAVTYIVVLVQFHSFM; translated from the exons ATGGCTGcgattactttaaaatatttcatgtccttaAACAGTTCTTTCACTCCATCTTTCAAGAAAACCAACTTTAAAAGTAACCCTCTGCTTCTCCAAGTCATCTGCATCATGGGTTACGCTGTCTTTCGAACCGTAGTGCTCAATCTGTATTCTTTCATCTACCGCACGAAAAAAACATTATCCTGTTTAAATTTGGCGGTAAAACTGCTGTCAAAAGTagaaggaaatataaataaaagtgttttttggATGGTTCTATTGGTATACGTGCTTCTATTCACCGGATCCTTTGGAATTCTTGCCAGATGCTTCGGCACCGTGGCTTTCCTCGAAGCCGCTCCTTTTGTTTCCAACAATCTGCAAGAGATTGCAATCATCTGTTTGTTGGTAACGATGCTCACCATCATCGCAATTTCCCTTGAGGACATCAACAGTGCTCTTGAAGCCCTGGACCACCGGTGTGTGGATGCCTCGCCAAGGCTACAGAGACTAATGAACCGTCACTGGGAGTCTTGCAATCTGTTGGACAGTCTGAGTCAATGTTTCGGCCTCGATGTTGTCTTACAATGTTGGTATAACCTCAACAAGATCGTCCTCCTCACCTACTACTCGTATTTCATGTTCGTCACCAAGTTCAGGGTCTACACCGACCATCTCAGCACGCTGATCGACGTCCCCTACAGATTCTTTGTGGTCTGGTACCTCGGAAGCAAGTGCGACTGGATTAGCTATCAG ACAGAGGAATCCCGCCGCTTGCTAGCAGAGCTGCTTATTCACCACAACGACAAGTTGGATGAAACATGTAAGACAATG ATAAACGTGTTCCTGCTGCGCCTGCGCAGTCGGTCCGCACAGTTCTCCGCTTGTGGCCTTTTCATTCTTGACAGGGCTAAATTTTACGGT ATGTTACAGATGGCTGTCACCTACATAGTTGTGCTGGTCCAATTCCACAGTTTCATGTAG